One Geitlerinema sp. PCC 9228 DNA window includes the following coding sequences:
- a CDS encoding DedA family protein produces the protein MSEIVSLDILRELIQQYGYPILFLGISIENTGIPVPGETITILGGFLAGSGELNYWLVLASVFFGAVLGDNFGYWLGKWGGWAFLLRLGKLFRIREEKLQNLREQFQRHARRTVFLGRFVALLRIFAGPIAGIAGMSYGEFCLYNAAGAAVWAAVTVSLAFSVGRVISLPALISGMSSVGLVALMVVVAIALSHWFKSRCTAKS, from the coding sequence GCTACCCAATCCTTTTTTTAGGGATTTCTATAGAAAATACAGGGATTCCAGTTCCGGGAGAGACCATTACCATTTTGGGAGGATTTTTGGCAGGAAGCGGCGAACTCAATTATTGGTTGGTTTTGGCGAGCGTATTTTTTGGTGCTGTTTTGGGGGATAATTTCGGTTATTGGCTGGGGAAATGGGGTGGTTGGGCATTTTTGCTGCGTTTGGGCAAACTTTTCCGCATTCGGGAGGAGAAACTACAAAATTTGCGGGAACAATTTCAGCGCCATGCTCGCCGTACGGTATTTTTGGGTCGGTTTGTGGCTTTGTTGCGCATTTTTGCTGGTCCGATTGCTGGAATAGCTGGCATGAGTTACGGGGAGTTTTGTTTGTACAATGCGGCTGGGGCGGCTGTTTGGGCTGCGGTTACGGTTAGTTTGGCGTTTTCTGTGGGTCGAGTTATTTCTTTGCCAGCGCTGATTTCTGGGATGTCGAGTGTGGGATTGGTGGCGTTGATGGTGGTTGTCGCGATCGCGCTTTCCCACTGGTTCAAATCTCGCTGTACTGCCAAAAGCTAA